In the Salvia miltiorrhiza cultivar Shanhuang (shh) chromosome 8, IMPLAD_Smil_shh, whole genome shotgun sequence genome, TGCATTCAATCTTAACTCCAATTCATGTCCACGAACCTGATCTTAAGGATTTATCTCTATTTGTTTCACTGATTCTTTTATTTGTAGAGAGTACAAAGTACAAACTCACTTTTACTTGCTGCGTTTAAACTTGTATTTGTTATATAGATTACTTTAGGTGATCACGAGctgtttgtttgttttagtgCCCCTTTTTTCTCATAATATTGTTATGGCGAACTTTGCCTGAACTGCCATGATGTACACCTGTATTTGTGGTTCACTGCAGGAATTAGCCATAACTTCAGATGAGGCATTGAGCTTGGAAGAGTTGCCTAAGCGAGCTGTCATACTTGGTGGAGGGTGACTATCTCTGTTACACTTTGTTTTAACACATTCATATAGGCTGCATGGAAATCGAAGTGACGACCATCACTTATCTCAAATTCTTAATGCAGGTATATTGCCCTTGAGTTTGCTTCAATATGGCGAGGGATGGGTGTAGCTGTTGATCTGTGTTTCAGAAAAGAACTTCCTTTAAGGTGAAAATAATTCTGTTAAATCATTTTTCTGTGATTTCTAGCTACCTGCCGGTGTGAAGCTTCTGGATATCCTAATtactaggatttctccaatcctaCCCTTTCAATGGGATAATGAATCAGGCAACTTAGCTCAAATGATAGTAATTATCAGGGACCTTTGGATATCCTTAGTCTGAGTCCATCTTAGTAAACAATGGACTAgcctaaattatttattatctaTCTAGGTtaatcctccaaagtaaacgcccccttgaTATATACAAGCATGTTACTGCATTGGCTTACTTACCTTTAAATCTATGGAGAGATTGCGCAGACTGTTCCCTTCATCTAAGAGTTTAAGCTTTCACAGATGAGAGTCATCGCAATTTAATATAATTCCAACATGCCCCTTACTTAGAATGACTTTTGTACTAAATTGTATGGCTATTTAACCTAAAATATTACTTTAGAGATGAGAATCATTTGATATGTAAGGACACAATGGTACAAATGGAATTTGATATTATCAACACATTTATTTAGATGAAGACTCTATCTTTCCCTTAACATCAGAGGAAGATTTAGGTGGAACTAAAAGCAGTGTTGCCAGAGTTCTTTCGTCCCTTTCTTTCCTCTCCTTCATATGGAATAATTGATAGATATGCTTCACTGTTGTGTTGATTTGTGTTAGTGCACCACTAGTCAGGGGATCCGATAAGTCCCATTTTGTAGTTTCTCTCTTTAATTATGGTTGTGGACATGTTATCCAATTAAAACTCCCCATCTGATCATCCTTTTCTGTTTCTtttatttgtgtgtgtgtgtgtgtgtatttgtgTTTGGTCTTATACTTGATACGATGATCTCATGCCATTCTTGCTAAAATCTTTTCAGAGGTTTCGATAATGAGATGCGAGCACTGGTTGCGAGAAATCTAGAAGCTAGGGGAATCACCATGCATCCTTGGACAACAATAACTGAGGTGCCACATATTTTGTACACTCAACTTCTCAATTTCATCAAATCACAAACATAGCGAGAAAAGGAAATGCAATGGAAGAAATTTGCCAAAGGAAACACAcactgaaaattaaaaaaaaaaaatgtgttgtATTCACATTGTATGCTTGATATTTAAGTTCATTCTGTTATTGATAATGACTTATCTATTTGTTCCCATAGTGACACAATTAATTGGTGATTCAGCTTGTTCAAACAGAAGATGGTATAAAAATTCTCACCAGCCATGGTGAAGAAATTACGGCCGATGTTGTACTCTTTGCCACAGGTAATTTCTGAACATCGTCACTGATGTGCACGAGGTGGTGGTAACTTTATTTATGGTATGCTGCTAATAATATGGTTGCAATGTACGTAGCTTCTTGAGCTTTTTTATGTTGAAACCTGCTCTTGAACATGTGGCTCTGAAATTGTATAGTTTGTTGAAATATACATATGTTCTTGGAAATAAACTTAATGTTGGTATAATTTTTTCCCTGTATGAGACGTTGGTGATGATTTTCTACTCGTTGGCTACAGGAAGGGTCCCAAACACTAAAAGGCTAAATCTGGAATCTGTAGGAGTTGAGCTTGATAGTACAACTGGCGCTGTGAAGGTGAGTTTTTATCTGTTACACATAATCGTGAAATTCTCTCTTTATTGGTAAAGACTTCTGAAAATTATTGactaaatatatatttgaacAAGAAGTTGGATCCTCAAACTTTTGCATTGGATCGTTGCAGATGTTTAAAAGTAATGGCTTGACTATGGCTATTTCATTTCACAGCTTGGTCGTAGTTTAAGGAAACTGCTATTTGTAGTTTTTCGTGTTTGGTTTTCTGTAGTTCACTTAACCTTAGATGCCAGGTCGATGATTACTCCTGCACGAACATACCCAGCATATGGGCCATAGGTGATGTTACAAACAGATTGAATCTTACTCCCGTTGCTTTGATGGAAGGAACCTGTTTTGCCgtatgttctctctctctcaccctgAAGTTCCATGTGTTCGACTAACATTCGGATACATCATGATACTCTAATTAAATTTGTCATCATTGATAGAAATGTTTGTTCTTTACTCTACTGTTGTAGAAAACCGTCTTTGGTGGACAGCCTACCACACCTGATTATGACAACGTTCCTTGTGCTGTGTTCTGGTATTACCATCTTCATAGCAGATGTTTTactttgcaaattttatttacttattttttccATCCTGGTATTGGATATTAGACGAATATAGTAAATAAATGGATTACCAATGCATCCTTCATACATCCTTATTGTCTATTGCTTTTATGAAACTTTTTATGATTATTAAGTACTTCCTGTTGTCCATTTATTTGTTTCATCTGATTTCTTAAGCCATTGACATTGAAGGTGTTGTTTTCTTACTTGACAGCATACCACCACTGTCTTTAGTCGGCCTGAGTGAGGAACAGGCTCTAGAGAAATCAACGGGTGACATTTTGGTTTTTACGTCTACATTTAATTCAATGAAGAACACTATTTCTGGGTATGCGTTTGGAAAGTTGATTGTATGTTTGAATGTCATCCTAGAGAGTTGAATAAACATGGTTTTTTGATGACATCCATGGTTGTGCAGACGACAAGAGAAAACAATCATGAAGCTGGTGGTTGATGCTGAGACTGATAAGGTTCTTGGAGCATCCATGTGTGGACCTGATGCTCCTGAGATCATGCAGGTAACTTCTTCCTCTATCTCTGTCTCTCGTCTTTCCACAGCGACTTCTGTTTCTGACCTGATcacgactctctctctctccatataGGGAATTGCTGTTGCACTCAAGTGTGGAGCAACAAAAGCACAATTCGACAGCACGGTGAGTTACACAGATATTCAAAGACATATAATTGCATCACAATCCACAAGAAAATACACCAAACGATGTTACACAGATATCCCTATCCTTAAAAATTGCAGAACCATCTCCTATTTGATTCAATACACAAGTAACTATAGATTGTCTGATTATGGATGCCTTTTATAACCCTCGTTGATTGAACTTTTCTACGACTTGGTATGTCTGTTTTCTTGAACTTCCACGAAGCAGACGACATGTGACCATCTCAGAGCTGCTAACATATTGTTTATATTGTGTTAGATTGGGATTCACCCTTCTTCCGCAGAGGAGTTCGTGACCATGCGGTCTGTGACGAGGCGCGTTTCTCCTACCAAGCCCAAGACTATTAACCTATAGACACGGATGAATATGTGATCCAATACTTCATACTCTGTTACACAACAAAATCATATTTTCTGcagtaaaaaggaaaaatagcaGATAATATAAAAGTAAGCAGAAGCATATTGGCCATTGCACTTGGTTTTGCATTTTGTAGTTGGAATCTCATAATACTAACCATTTTCCTTAACTTTTATGATATTTTTGTTAAGTTGGGATTTTGGGGGGAAATTTGGTGAAAATGTGATCTTGAGAGGCTTTATGATGAAAAATGCCATCATCTTCAATCTGTACATGTTTTGCCACTTGAATTCAAAAATGGCCTTTTCTTgaatttccccccccccccccccccccccccaccaccaccactaagaattaagcataaaatagagtattattttttatatgacTAAAATCCAAAAATGGCGTTTTCTTGGAAACCCCCTCGAAAATACTAAGAATGAAGTGTaatgtatattaattattactttgGAATTGCACATGATTCAAATGATTATTTTCGATATTGACTTTGAAAATTACTCTTCTACAGGAGTGTTGAATGATTATTTATCTGCATGAATATTCGCAGTTGCTGAATGGACTTTTCATTTTCCAACTTCTTGGCATTTATTTAAGTCGCTGTTTTTCTTTGGTAAAAGATGGGTTGTTGAGATGATTATTAGACGCATTTCCTCacttaaattttcaattattttttttttgatcagtaaagtaaaaattttattgaaagaaaatggatcaaggcatcaggaatgccaatcaaaacaataaaacaagtttgaagtctttggaacaccaagaagtaaaagaaattcctaactccactattttgtaggcctcgttccaactccaaagtctccccttaatctgtaatacaagtctatcaatatcccaagccttgtcctgaaaacgactaccattcctgctttcccagagcaaccacactgttccaACCCACAAAGCTTGaagcagtcttctttctctcttattttttccagccgcaatgaaagaaatgaagtgttgaaagatacctctcggatttgccgttttgatgtcgagccattgaaagatctggtcccacaccgccgctgctttcggacaatggaggaacaggtgttccgtcgtttcctcactagaaacacatgcattgcaccatctctcctccacgctgatctggacatttcttctactcaaattatcacatgttgccaatctgtttctaagacatctccatgccgtcaccttggctttatttggtgttggggccttccaaacctttgccatctccaaaggtaaaacttgttgctccattcttgtttttgccacaatttcatatgccgacttgattgtgaagcatccatctgTTGTCGCCTTCCAGTTCCATCCGTCTGTTACACCTACACAAGGAACAGAATCAGCAATCACCAACCGGAGATCCTCCTCAAgccctttctccctctctcttaaCTCCCTCCTCCATTCCAACCTCCATACCCACGACCCTCCCTCCCAAAACCCGCTTTCACCAACCAGCCTTTTCTTGTTTAGgctcaaattatacaatctcggaaacacaaacttaagGGGTTTGTCTACCACCCACACATCCTCCCAGAAGCTAATCTCAAGCCCATCCCCAACTCTTcgcctcaaattattgatgaaccacCGATCTCTCATTCCTCCTCCCTTATCTACAATTTTTTGCCACCACCCTTTCTGTCCACCTCTGCCCGCCACCGAACattctcccccttccccccacactaGCTCCCCATAAAGCGATTTGATCACCCTTACCCACAAAGCTTTCCCCTCCCCCAAAAACCTCCAGAGCCACTTACTTAACAGGACCTGATTAAACCAATCAATATTCCGAAACCCCAGACCACCTGAATCCTTATTGAGGCACAAGGCATTCCACTTAAACCAGGTGATACCGCACGTCTGTGTACctcctccccacaaaaattttgaGAACAGTGAATTAAGTTCCTTAATCACCGCTTTAGGTATGAAAGCGAGGGATAATTGATAAACCGGGATGGATTGCAACACCGACTTGACTAGAGTAATTCGTCCTGCCAGCGAAAGATGTCTCTTCTTCCAGCTTGCCACTTTGTTTGAAACTTTTTCAACCAAAAActtccaatctccaacaccatTGCTGCGCCCCCCCACTTTAGTACCCCACCACCACTAAGAATTAAGCATAAAatagagtattattttttatatgacTAAAATCCAAAAATGGCGTTTTCTTGGAAACCCCCTCGAAAATACTAAGAATGAAGTGTaatgtatattaattattactttgGAATTGCACATGATTCAAATGATTATTTTCGATATTGACTTTGAAAATTACTCTTCTACAGGAGTGTTGAATGATTATTTATCTGCATGAATATTCGCAGTTGCTGAATGGACTTTTCATTTTCCAACTAACCGATACAAATGTTGT is a window encoding:
- the LOC131001290 gene encoding glutathione reductase, chloroplastic-like isoform X2 codes for the protein MTRKMLGDGDLDESNEGEALYDFDLFVIGAGSGGVRASRFSAQYGAKVGICELPFHPISSEVIGGVGGTCVIRGCVPKKILFYGASFGSDLEDARNYGWELNERIDFNWKKHLHKKTKEIVRLNGTYKRLLANAGVKLFEGEGRVAGPNDVEVIQIDGTKLRYSAKHILISTGSRAQRPDIPGQELAITSDEALSLEELPKRAVILGGGYIALEFASIWRGMGVAVDLCFRKELPLRGFDNEMRALVARNLEARGITMHPWTTITELVQTEDGIKILTSHGEEITADVVLFATGRVPNTKRLNLESVGVELDSTTGAVKVDDYSCTNIPSIWAIGDVTNRLNLTPVALMEGTCFAKTVFGGQPTTPDYDNVPCAVFCIPPLSLVGLSEEQALEKSTGDILVFTSTFNSMKNTISGRQEKTIMKLVVDAETDKVLGASMCGPDAPEIMQGIAVALKCGATKAQFDSTIGIHPSSAEEFVTMRSVTRRVSPTKPKTINL
- the LOC131001290 gene encoding glutathione reductase, chloroplastic-like isoform X1 translates to MTRKMLGDGDLDESNEGEALYDFDLFVIGAGSGGVRASRFSAQYGAKVGICELPFHPISSEVIGGVGGTCVIRGCVPKKILFYGASFGSDLEDARNYGWELNERIDFNWKKHLHKKTKEIVRLNGTYKRLLANAGVKLFEGEGRVAGPNDVEVIQIDGTKLRYSAKHILISTGSRAQRPDIPGQELAITSDEALSLEELPKRAVILGGGYIALEFASIWRGMGVAVDLCFRKELPLRGFDNEMRALVARNLEARGITMHPWTTITELVQTEDGIKILTSHGEEITADVVLFATGRVPNTKRLNLESVGVELDSTTGAVKVDDYSCTNIPSIWAIGDVTNRLNLTPVALMEGTCFAKTVFGGQPTTPDYDNVPCAVFCIPPLSLVGLSEEQALEKSTGDILVFTSTFNSMKNTISGRQEKTIMKLVVDAETDKVLGASMCGPDAPEIMQGIAVALKCGATKAQFDSTVSYTDIQRHIIASQSTRKYTKRCYTDIPILKNCRTISYLIQYTSNYRLSDYGCLL
- the LOC130998108 gene encoding uncharacterized mitochondrial protein AtMg00310-like, which translates into the protein MCNSKWWWGTKVGGRSNGVGDWKFLVEKVSNKVASWKKRHLSLAGRITLVKSVLQSIPVYQLSLAFIPKAVIKELNSLFSKFLWGGGTQTCGITWFKWNALCLNKDSGGLGFRNIDWFNQVLLSKWLWRFLGEGKALWVRVIKSLYGELVWGEGGECSVAGRGGQKGWWQKIVDKGGGMRDRWFINNLRRRVGDGLEISFWEDVWVVDKPLKFVFPRLYNLSLNKKRLVGESGFWEGGSWV